A genomic window from Psychrilyobacter piezotolerans includes:
- a CDS encoding pyridoxal-phosphate-dependent aminotransferase family protein, with amino-acid sequence MKKLLMTPGPTNVPEEIRKKMAEDVIHHRMADYKKLFSEVSENLKDFFKTKQEVLTLTCSGTGVMEAAVVNLFSKKEKVLVINTGNFGQRFVEIAATYELDVIDLKYDWGSTYDLDDIKAAISENPDLKGIFMTHSETSTGVLNDIQRVGNLTKDTDILLVVDSVSGMVVNPLEFDDWSLDCVVAGSQKGFLLPPGLAFIALSNKAKKAMERSNLPKFYFDLKKYIKFLKEKQQNPYTPAITLIVGLKCACDLLLEEGLDTIQAKHTKLRKYLGEELLKLGFEHFVTDEKARGNTLVAVTHRGIQDMDKFRETVDKDGVSIAGGQGNYAGKLLRIGCLGKITKADIDRTIEEIKKNLI; translated from the coding sequence TTGAAAAAACTCTTAATGACACCGGGACCAACCAATGTTCCTGAAGAAATCAGAAAAAAAATGGCTGAAGATGTTATCCATCACAGGATGGCAGACTATAAGAAACTGTTTAGTGAAGTCAGTGAAAATCTAAAAGATTTTTTTAAAACCAAACAGGAAGTGCTTACCCTGACCTGTTCCGGCACCGGAGTCATGGAGGCCGCTGTTGTAAATTTATTTTCAAAAAAAGAGAAGGTACTGGTAATAAATACAGGAAATTTTGGACAGCGATTTGTAGAAATTGCAGCTACCTATGAACTTGACGTTATCGACCTGAAGTATGACTGGGGTTCTACCTATGATTTAGACGACATAAAGGCCGCGATTTCAGAGAACCCGGATTTGAAGGGAATTTTTATGACCCACAGCGAAACTTCTACAGGGGTTTTAAACGATATCCAGAGGGTCGGTAATCTTACAAAGGATACAGATATTCTTTTAGTTGTAGATTCTGTCAGCGGTATGGTTGTAAATCCATTGGAATTTGACGACTGGTCCCTTGACTGCGTCGTTGCCGGAAGCCAAAAAGGTTTTTTACTCCCCCCTGGTCTGGCATTTATAGCTCTCAGTAATAAGGCAAAAAAAGCTATGGAAAGGTCAAACTTACCCAAATTTTATTTTGACTTAAAAAAATATATTAAATTTTTAAAAGAAAAACAACAAAACCCTTATACACCGGCTATTACCTTGATTGTGGGACTCAAATGTGCCTGTGACCTCCTTTTGGAGGAAGGCTTAGATACCATCCAGGCAAAGCATACAAAACTCCGAAAATATCTGGGAGAAGAACTTTTAAAACTTGGATTTGAACATTTTGTAACAGACGAAAAAGCCAGAGGTAATACCCTGGTTGCAGTAACCCATAGGGGAATTCAAGATATGGATAAATTTCGAGAAACAGTGGATAAAGACGGAGTGAGTATTGCAGGAGGTCAGGGAAATTACGCCGGAAAACTCCTTCGAATAGGCTGTCTTGGAAAAATAACTAAAGCAGATATAGATAGAACCATAGAAGAAATCAAGAAAAATTTAATATAA